The DNA window CGACGCAGTACAGTCAGCCGTATTGAAGAAGGTCTGGTTCGCCCGACGCTGTCCGCTACTCCAGGAGATCTGAGCCTTGTTCTGCCAAAACGTATCCTGGACGGTATCATCGAGATGATCTATGCCCTGGATAAGATCGCACCGGGTACGGCAAACGACGATACCCTGCTGTACGGTGTCGAAGTCAAGTTCTATAATATGGAAGTGGATATCGACGAGAATCTGGAAAGTCCGTACAAAGGACTCTATATCATCGGCGACGGAAGCGGTGTTACCCACTCCCTGTCCCATGCATCTGCCAGCGGCGTGTATGTGGCAAGAAAAATCGCGGAAACTTTATAAACTGTTGTTTACCCGCATCATGAAAATGGATTTAGCAACCCAATGATTGCTATGTAATGCAATGAAAGAGAGTCATGTTCCGGTGCACTTCTCCGGGGCATGGCTTTTCTGTAATCTTTTGTAACTGCTCACGAAACAGTTACAAAATCCCGGCACACTTTTTTATTCTATACGGAGGTTTTTATGACACATAACATAATTCATACTCCACATAAAACTTCGTTATCCGAAACCGGCTCACGAAGTCTTACTTCGGAACTTTCCGTTCAGCGACCGGAAGGCGCTTCCTACGGCGGCAGTCAATCCTGGTTTTCCTCGCCTTCCATCCGCGGATATGGCTGCGGTCTGATCGCGGCGCATGATCTGCTGTGGTATCTGGAGCGGAAAGAATCTCTGACCGAGCAGTCAAACCACCCTCGTTCCGAAAAACGATTCACTAGTGATTCCTGCTCCTGGGAAGACTATGAGCGATCCGTAAAAAAACTGCATCACCTCTTTCCGATTCTTCCCCGTCTCGGAATCAACGGGCTGATGCTTTCTACAGGACTGAATCTCGCTTTTTTCCTCCGCCGTCTTCCTTACCGCGCCTGCTGGCATATCGGGTATCGGAATACCGGAAAAGAAATCAGCCATCTGCTCCGTCAGAATATCCCGGTCATCTTATCCATCGGCGGTAATTTCCCGCTGATCTGGAAAAAAGACCGGCTTCCCCTGTACAAAAAGACCGGCGATGGAGTTTACATAAAATCTTCTTCCACCCGTGCACACTATGTCACTGTTACCGGCATCGAACACGGATGGCTGCGGATCAGCAGCTGGGGACAGGAATGGTATATTAACTGGAGAGAATATCGGAATTTCGCATGGAGAAAAAGCTGCCCGCTATTTTCCAATATCTGCTATATCACCAGAAAGCAATGATTGTTTTCATAGACACCTGAATCTATTCTGTATCTGATTCTCCCGGAAAATTTCCTGTCAGATACCAACGATTCATGATATACATTTTACGCACAGGAGGATATCATATGAAATTATTGATCGTCCGTCACGGAGATCCCGATTATACCATCGACTCCCTGACGCCAAAAGGATGGAAAGAAGTAGATTACCTTTCCGAAAAACTTGCAAAACTGGATGTGAAGGCCTTTTATGTCTCTCCTCTCGGAAGAGCCAAAGACACCGCCTCTCTGACCTTGAAGAAAATGAACCGCACTGCCACCGAAGAACCTTGGCTTCGCGAATTTGATGCACGGATCCACCGCCCGGATGTCCCGGAAAAGGAAATGATCTCCTGGGACTGGCTGCCACAGGACTGGACCGCAGAACCCCGCTTTTACCTGCCGGATGAATGGTGGAAGGTTCCTGTGATGATGGAGGGACATGTCAAAGAAGAATATGACTGGGTAACCACCAACTTCGATGCCCTGCTCGCCAGTCACGGGTATGTCCGTGACGGTCTTACCTACCGCGCTGAGCATGCAAACAACGATACGATTGTATTTTTCTGCCATTTCGGTCTGGAATGTGTCCTGTTAAGCCACCTGCTGCACGTTTCCCCGATGGTTTTATGGCACGGCACCTGCGCCGCTCCAAGTTCCGTCACAACCCTCGTCACCGAAGAACGCCGCCCGGGAATCGCATGTTTCCGTATGAGTTCTTTCGGAGATATTTCCCATCTGTATGTCAAAGACGAGCCACCGGCATTCGCAGCGCGGTTTTGTGAGTGCTATGACAATGAGGATGAGAGACACGATTAGTTGCTATCTGATTACAAAATCTTGTTGTTCCTGATCTTACAAAAAATTATACAAATGCATTTTATTTTTAATGCCAGAGAAATTTCTATTCTGAAACTTCCCTGGCATTCTGTTTACCTTCTGCTATCTGTCTGTTCTACCCATTTTC is part of the Blautia faecicola genome and encodes:
- a CDS encoding histidine phosphatase family protein, whose protein sequence is MKLLIVRHGDPDYTIDSLTPKGWKEVDYLSEKLAKLDVKAFYVSPLGRAKDTASLTLKKMNRTATEEPWLREFDARIHRPDVPEKEMISWDWLPQDWTAEPRFYLPDEWWKVPVMMEGHVKEEYDWVTTNFDALLASHGYVRDGLTYRAEHANNDTIVFFCHFGLECVLLSHLLHVSPMVLWHGTCAAPSSVTTLVTEERRPGIACFRMSSFGDISHLYVKDEPPAFAARFCECYDNEDERHD